One region of Streptomyces rishiriensis genomic DNA includes:
- a CDS encoding LPFR motif small protein: MFRAIADVLRQIGGAIATVVTLPFRALARLFGGASGSSRSRRA; the protein is encoded by the coding sequence GTGTTCCGTGCGATCGCAGACGTGCTGCGGCAGATCGGTGGCGCCATCGCCACCGTGGTGACGCTGCCCTTCCGGGCACTGGCCCGGCTCTTCGGCGGGGCCTCGGGCTCCAGCAGGAGCCGCAGGGCCTGA
- a CDS encoding ABC-F family ATP-binding cassette domain-containing protein → MTATLVAKNLAAGHGDHSLFSGLDLVVAPGDVIGLVGANGAGKSTLLKLLAGLTTPEQGERRLSPPTATVGHLPQEPERRPGESVRDFLARRTGVAEAQRTMDEATQALVDGAPGADDAYATSLERWLDLGGADLDERAEEVTDSLGLGVGLDQPMTSLSGGQAARAGLASLLLSRYDVFLLDEPTNDLDLDGLERLERFVKGLRAGTVVVSHDREFLTRTVTKVLELDLAQQQINLYGGGYDAYLEERDVARRHAREDFEEYADKKAALQDRAQTQRSWMDKGVKNARRKAGNDNDKIGRKFRSEASEKQAAKARQTQRMIERLETVDEPRKEWELRMEIASAPRSGAVVATLREAEVRRGDFTFGPVSLQIDWADRVAVTGANGAGKSTLLGALLGRVPLDAGQATLGSGVLVGEVDQARQLFHGSESLLDAFRAAVPDTEPAEVRTLLAKFGLKSDHVTRSAATLSPGERTRAALALLQGRGVNLLVLDEPTNHLDLPAIEQLESALDAYEGTLLLVTHDRRMLDAVHVTRRLEVADGKVTER, encoded by the coding sequence ATGACTGCCACCCTCGTCGCCAAGAACCTCGCCGCCGGCCACGGCGACCACTCGCTCTTCTCCGGGCTCGACCTCGTCGTCGCCCCCGGGGACGTGATCGGGCTGGTCGGCGCCAACGGCGCGGGCAAGTCCACCCTGCTGAAGCTGCTCGCCGGGCTCACCACGCCCGAGCAGGGCGAGCGCAGGCTCTCCCCGCCGACCGCGACCGTCGGCCATCTGCCCCAGGAACCGGAGCGCCGCCCCGGCGAGAGCGTGCGGGACTTCCTCGCCCGCCGCACCGGCGTCGCCGAGGCCCAGCGCACCATGGACGAGGCCACCCAGGCCCTCGTCGACGGGGCGCCCGGCGCCGACGACGCCTACGCGACGAGCCTCGAGCGCTGGCTCGACCTCGGCGGCGCCGACCTCGACGAGCGCGCCGAGGAGGTCACCGACTCGCTCGGCCTCGGAGTCGGCCTCGACCAGCCGATGACGTCCCTGTCCGGCGGACAGGCCGCCCGCGCGGGCCTCGCCTCCCTCCTCCTCTCGCGCTACGACGTCTTCCTCCTCGACGAGCCGACCAACGACCTCGACCTCGACGGTCTCGAGCGCCTGGAGCGCTTCGTGAAGGGTCTGCGCGCCGGGACCGTCGTCGTCAGCCACGACCGCGAGTTCCTCACCCGCACGGTCACCAAGGTCCTCGAACTCGACCTCGCCCAGCAGCAGATCAACCTCTACGGCGGCGGCTACGACGCCTACCTGGAGGAGCGGGACGTGGCACGCCGGCACGCCCGTGAGGACTTCGAGGAGTACGCCGACAAGAAGGCGGCCCTCCAGGACCGCGCGCAGACCCAGCGCTCCTGGATGGACAAGGGCGTGAAGAACGCGCGCCGCAAGGCGGGCAACGACAACGACAAGATCGGCCGCAAGTTCCGCAGCGAGGCCAGTGAGAAGCAGGCCGCGAAGGCCCGGCAGACCCAGCGCATGATCGAGCGCCTCGAGACCGTGGACGAGCCGCGCAAGGAGTGGGAGCTGCGCATGGAGATCGCTTCCGCGCCGCGCTCCGGCGCGGTGGTCGCCACCCTGCGCGAGGCCGAGGTCCGGCGTGGCGACTTCACCTTCGGGCCGGTGTCCCTGCAGATCGACTGGGCCGACCGGGTCGCGGTGACCGGCGCGAACGGCGCGGGCAAGTCGACCCTCCTCGGCGCGCTCCTCGGCCGGGTCCCGCTGGACGCCGGACAGGCCACGCTGGGCTCGGGCGTCCTGGTCGGCGAGGTCGACCAGGCCAGGCAGCTGTTCCACGGCTCCGAGTCCCTGCTGGACGCGTTCCGCGCGGCCGTGCCCGACACCGAACCGGCCGAGGTGCGCACCCTGCTGGCCAAGTTCGGCCTGAAGTCGGACCACGTCACGCGCTCGGCGGCCACCCTGTCACCCGGCGAACGCACCCGCGCCGCCCTCGCGCTGCTCCAGGGGCGGGGCGTGAACCTCCTCGTCCTCGACGAGCCGACGAACCACCTCGACCTGCCGGCCATCGAGCAGCTGGAGTCGGCCCTCGACGCCTACGAGGGCACGCTGCTCCTGGTCACCCACGACCGGCGCATGCTGGACGCGGTGCATGTCACGCGTCGCCTGGAGGTCGCGGACGGCAAGGTGACCGAGCGCTGA
- a CDS encoding Tex family protein, translated as MTTPGSIEVGSIESRIAEELGVRQRQVKAAVELLDGGSTVPFIARYRKEATEMLDDAQLRTLEERLRYLRELEERRTAILESVSEQGKLTDALRARILGAETKARLEDIYLPYKPKRRTKAQIAREAGLEPLAEGLLGDPTVDPLAAAAAFVDADKGVADPQAALDGARAILTERFSEDADLIGELRERMWKRGRLAAKVRDGKEEAGAKFADYFDFAEPFTALPSHRVLAMLRGEKEEVLDLVLEPEEPSEQPGPSSYEGMVAARFAIADRGRPGDKWLADTVRWAWRTRILVHLGIDLRLRLRTTAEDEAVDVFAANLRDLLLAAPAGTRATLGLDPGFRTGVKVAVVDATGKVVATDVIHPHVPANKWDEAIARLARLAKEHTVDLIAIGNGTASRETDKLAGELITRHPELKLTKVMVSEAGASVYSASAFASQELPDMDVSLRGAVSIARRLQDPLAELVKIDPKSIGVGQYQHDLSEVKLSRSLDAVVEDCVNGVGVDVNTASARLLSRVSGISTGLAENIVAHRDANGPFTSRSELKKVARLGPKAYEQCAGFLRIRGGSDPLDSSSVHPEAYPVVRRMVKTSGQDVASLIGNTGVLRSLRPTDFVDETFGLPTVTDILRELEKPGRDPRPAFRTATFKEGVEKISDLSSGMILEGVVTNVAAFGAFIDVGVHQDGLAHVSALSKTFVKDPREVVKPGDIVKVKVLDIDIPRKRISLTLRLDDEAAPQGDQGRSAAGGRPQRSGGRPPQQRRQSGRRGEGEGTGGGGGGSRQAPPPGNSAMADALRRAGLVDPKKGRR; from the coding sequence GTGACGACACCCGGGTCCATCGAAGTAGGGTCCATCGAAAGCAGGATCGCCGAGGAACTCGGCGTACGGCAGCGGCAGGTGAAGGCCGCCGTGGAGCTGCTCGACGGCGGCTCGACGGTGCCTTTCATCGCCCGCTACCGCAAGGAAGCGACCGAGATGCTCGACGACGCGCAGCTGCGCACGCTCGAGGAGCGGCTGCGCTATCTGCGGGAGCTGGAGGAGCGGCGGACGGCGATCCTCGAGTCGGTGAGCGAGCAGGGCAAGCTCACCGACGCGCTGCGGGCGCGGATCCTCGGCGCCGAGACCAAGGCGCGGCTGGAGGACATCTACCTGCCGTACAAGCCCAAGCGGCGCACCAAGGCGCAGATCGCGCGCGAGGCGGGTCTCGAACCGCTCGCCGAGGGACTGCTCGGCGACCCGACGGTCGATCCGCTCGCGGCGGCCGCCGCGTTCGTCGACGCCGACAAGGGCGTCGCCGATCCGCAGGCCGCGCTGGACGGAGCGCGGGCGATCCTCACCGAGCGGTTCTCGGAGGACGCCGACCTCATCGGGGAACTGCGCGAGCGCATGTGGAAGCGCGGGCGGCTGGCCGCCAAGGTGCGCGACGGCAAGGAGGAGGCGGGCGCGAAGTTCGCCGACTACTTCGACTTCGCCGAGCCGTTCACCGCACTGCCCTCGCACCGCGTTCTGGCGATGCTGCGCGGCGAGAAGGAGGAGGTCCTCGACCTCGTCCTGGAGCCGGAGGAGCCCTCGGAGCAGCCCGGCCCCTCGTCCTACGAGGGCATGGTCGCCGCCCGGTTCGCCATCGCGGACCGCGGCCGGCCGGGCGACAAGTGGCTGGCGGACACGGTCCGCTGGGCCTGGCGGACCCGCATCCTCGTCCACCTCGGCATCGACCTGCGGCTGCGGCTGCGGACGACCGCCGAGGACGAGGCCGTCGACGTCTTCGCCGCCAACCTCCGTGACCTGCTGCTCGCCGCCCCGGCCGGCACGCGCGCGACGCTGGGCCTGGACCCCGGCTTCCGCACGGGCGTGAAGGTCGCCGTCGTCGACGCGACCGGCAAGGTCGTCGCCACGGACGTGATCCACCCGCACGTCCCGGCGAACAAGTGGGACGAGGCGATCGCCAGGCTCGCACGGCTGGCGAAGGAGCACACGGTCGACCTGATCGCCATCGGCAACGGCACGGCGTCCCGCGAGACCGACAAACTCGCCGGTGAACTCATCACCAGGCACCCGGAGTTGAAGCTCACCAAGGTGATGGTGTCCGAGGCGGGCGCCTCCGTGTACTCGGCCTCCGCCTTCGCCTCCCAGGAGCTGCCCGACATGGACGTGTCGCTGCGCGGCGCCGTGTCGATCGCGCGTCGGCTGCAGGACCCGCTCGCCGAACTGGTGAAGATCGACCCGAAGTCGATCGGCGTCGGCCAGTACCAGCACGACCTGTCCGAGGTGAAGCTGTCGCGTTCACTGGACGCGGTGGTCGAGGACTGTGTGAACGGCGTGGGCGTGGACGTCAACACGGCCTCGGCGCGGCTCCTCTCGCGGGTGTCCGGCATCTCCACCGGACTCGCCGAGAACATCGTGGCGCACCGGGACGCCAACGGGCCCTTCACCTCCCGTTCCGAGCTCAAGAAGGTCGCCCGGCTCGGTCCGAAGGCGTACGAGCAGTGCGCGGGCTTCCTGCGCATCCGCGGCGGCAGCGACCCGCTGGACTCCTCCAGCGTGCACCCGGAGGCGTACCCGGTGGTGCGGCGCATGGTGAAGACCTCCGGCCAGGATGTGGCGTCCCTCATCGGCAACACGGGCGTCCTGCGCTCGCTGCGGCCGACCGACTTCGTGGACGAGACGTTCGGCCTGCCGACCGTCACGGACATCCTCAGGGAGCTGGAGAAGCCCGGGCGCGACCCCCGGCCCGCCTTCAGGACGGCCACCTTCAAGGAGGGCGTGGAGAAGATCTCCGACCTGTCCTCCGGGATGATCCTGGAGGGGGTCGTGACGAACGTGGCGGCCTTCGGGGCGTTCATCGACGTCGGTGTCCACCAGGACGGTCTGGCGCATGTGTCCGCGCTGTCGAAGACGTTCGTCAAGGACCCGAGGGAGGTCGTCAAGCCGGGTGACATCGTCAAGGTGAAGGTCCTCGACATCGACATCCCGCGCAAGCGGATCTCGCTGACGCTCCGGCTGGACGACGAGGCGGCTCCGCAGGGTGATCAGGGCCGGTCCGCCGCCGGGGGCCGGCCTCAGCGGAGCGGTGGGCGGCCGCCGCAACAGCGCCGGCAGAGCGGTCGGCGCGGCGAAGGCGAAGGCACCGGCGGTGGCGGTGGCGGTTCGCGCCAGGCTCCCCCGCCGGGGAACAGCGCGATGGCCGACGCACTGCGCCGGGCGGGCCTCGTCGACCCCAAGAAGGGCAGGCGCTGA